Proteins from one Mustela erminea isolate mMusErm1 chromosome 20, mMusErm1.Pri, whole genome shotgun sequence genomic window:
- the FZD9 gene encoding frizzled-9: MAVPPLGRAPLLLLWQLLAAGGAALEIGRFDPERGRGPAPCQAVEIPMCRGIGYNLTRMPNLLGHTSQGEAAAELAEFAPLVQYGCHSHLRFFLCSLYAPMCTDQVSTPIPACRPMCEQARLRCAPIMEQFHFGWPDSLDCARLPTRNDPHALCMEAPENATAGPAEPHKGLGMLPVAPRPARPPGDPASGPGPGGGGGGTCENPEKFQYVEKSRSCAPRCGPGVEVFWSRRDKDFALVWMAVWSALCFFSTAFTVLTFLLEPHRFQYPERPIIFLSMCYNVYSLAFLIRAVAGAQSVACDQEAGALYVIQEGLENTGCTLVFLLLYYFGMASSLWWVVLTLTWFLAAGKKWGHEAIEAHGSYFHMAAWGLPALKTIVILTLRKVAGDELTGLCYVASMDAAALTGFVLVPLSCYLVLGTSFLLTGFVALFHIRKIMKTGGTNTEKLEKLMVKIGVFSILYTVPATCVIVCYVYERLNMDFWRLRATEQPCSAASMPGGRRDCSLPGGSVPTVAVFMLKIFMSLVVGITSGVWVWSSKTFQTWQSLCHRKMAAGRARAKACRAPGGYGRGTHCHYKAPTVVLHMTKTDPSLENPTHL; encoded by the coding sequence ATGGCCGTGCCGCCGCTCGGCCGggcgccgctgctgctgctgtggcagCTGCTGGCGGCGGGCGGCGCGGCGCTGGAGATCGGCCGCTTCGACCCGGAGCGCGGGCGCGGGCCGGCGCCCTGCCAGGCGGTGGAGATCCCCATGTGCCGCGGCATCGGCTACAACCTGACCCGCATGCCCAACCTGCTGGGCCACACGTCGCAGGGCGAGGCGGCCGCGGAGCTGGCGGAGTTCGCGCCGCTCGTGCAGTACGGCTGCCACAGCCACCTGCGCTTCTTCCTGTGCTCGCTGTACGCGCCCATGTGCACCGACCAGGTGTCGACGCCCATCCCCGCCTGCCGGCCCATGTGCGAGCAGGCGCGCCTGCGCTGCGCCCCCATCATGGAGCAGTTCCACTTCGGCTGGCCGGACTCGCTGGACTGCGCGCGGCTGCCCACGCGCAACGACCCGCACGCGCTCTGCATGGAGGCGCCCGAGAACGCCACGGCCGGCCCCGCCGAGCCCCACAAGGGCCTGGGCATGCTGCCCGTGGCGCCCCGGCCCGCGCGGCCCCCCGGCGACCCGGCCTCGGGCCCTggccccggcggcggcggcggcggcacctGCGAGAACCCCGAGAAGTTCCAGTACGTGGAGAAGAGCCGCTCGTGCGCGCCGCGCTGCGGGCCCGGCGTCGAGGTGTTCTGGTCGCGGCGTGACAAGGACTTCGCGCTCGTCTGGATGGCCGTGTGGTCGGCGCTGTGCTTCTTCTCCACGGCCTTCACCGTGCTCACCTTCCTGCTGGAGCCGCACCGCTTCCAGTACCCCGAGCGCCCCATCATCTTCCTGTCCATGTGCTACAACGTCTACTCGCTGGCCTTCCTCATCCGCGCGGTGGCCGGCGCGCAGAGCGTGGCCTGCGACCAGGAGGCGGGCGCCCTGTACGTGATCCAGGAGGGCCTGGAGAACACGGGCTGCACCCTCGTCTTCCTGCTGCTCTACTACTTCGGCATGGCCAGCTCGCTGTGGTGGGTGGTGCTGACCCTCACCTGGTTCCTGGCCGCCGGCAAGAAGTGGGGCCACGAGGCCATCGAGGCCCATGGCAGCTACTTCCACATGGCGGCCTGGGGCCTGCCGGCCCTCAAGACCATCGTCATCCTGACGCTGCGCAAGGTGGCCGGGGACGAGCTCACGGGGCTCTGCTACGTGGCCAGCATGGATGCGGCTGCCCTGACGGGCTTCGTGCTGGTGCCTCTCTCCTGCTACCTGGTGCTGGGCACCAGCTTCCTCCTGACCGGCTTCGTGGCCCTCTTCCACATCCGCAAGATCATGAAAACGGGCGGAACCAACACGGAGAAGCTGGAGAAACTCATGGTCAAGATTGGGGTCTTCTCCATCCTCTACACGGTGCCCGCCACCTGCGTCATCGTGTGCTACGTCTACGAACGCCTCAACATGGACTTCTGGCGCCTTCGGGCCACAGAGCAGCCCTGCTCGGCCGCCAGCATGCCCGGGGGCCGGAGGGACTGCTCGCTCCCAGGGGGCTCGGTGCCCACCGTGGCTGTCTTTATGCTCAAAATCTTCATGTCGCTGGTGGTGGGCATCACCAGCGGTGTCTGGGTGTGGAGCTCCAAGACTTTCCAGACCTGGCAGAGCCTGTGCCACCGTAAGATGGCAGCTGGCCGGGCCCGGGCCAAAGCCTGCCGGGCTCCGGGGGGCTACGGCCGTGGCACCCACTGCCACTACAAGGCCCCCACCGTGGTCTTGCACATGACTAAGACGGACCCTTCTCTGGAGAACCCCACGCACCTCTAG